One Microbacterium sp. No. 7 genomic window carries:
- the urtC gene encoding urea ABC transporter permease subunit UrtC, whose protein sequence is MTKLDMTRLDAARRGPWLSLIGIGVFAVLLLVVAPAMLSMHWINNLGKYCAWAIVAVGIGLAWGRGGMLVLGQGVFFGLGAYAMAMHMTLETAGPDRIPSFMVLYDPLAPLPAFWEPFRSPMFTLFAIVLLPAIVAAILGFALFKRRVRGAYFAILSQALAVALAVLVSSTIRETGGDTGLSGFKYFFGYVLTDNTNKIMIYSITAALLIVCLLVVWQLYRSRYGELLLATRDAEERVRFLGYDPANIKLVAYVIAAVMASVGGAMFVPIVGIITPAEIGASASILMIAGVALGGRASLFGPALGAMAIGWGQSTLASSWPGGWTYILGLLFIVVILFFPQGLASLVARVRGLLGRPAGSAEGVAR, encoded by the coding sequence GTGACGAAGCTCGACATGACAAGGCTCGATGCGGCCAGACGGGGGCCGTGGCTCTCGCTCATCGGCATCGGGGTGTTCGCCGTGCTGCTGCTGGTCGTCGCCCCCGCGATGCTGTCGATGCACTGGATCAACAACCTCGGCAAGTACTGCGCCTGGGCGATCGTGGCGGTGGGCATCGGCCTGGCCTGGGGCCGGGGCGGGATGCTCGTGCTGGGGCAGGGCGTCTTCTTCGGGCTCGGCGCATACGCCATGGCGATGCACATGACGCTGGAGACGGCCGGACCCGACAGGATCCCGTCGTTCATGGTGCTGTACGACCCGCTGGCGCCGCTGCCGGCGTTCTGGGAGCCGTTCCGCAGCCCGATGTTCACTCTGTTCGCCATCGTGCTGCTCCCCGCGATCGTGGCCGCGATCCTCGGCTTCGCGCTGTTCAAGCGCCGCGTGAGGGGCGCGTACTTCGCGATCCTGAGCCAGGCGCTCGCCGTCGCCCTGGCCGTGCTCGTCAGCTCCACGATCCGCGAGACCGGCGGCGACACGGGCCTCAGCGGCTTCAAGTACTTCTTCGGCTACGTCCTGACCGACAACACGAACAAGATCATGATCTACTCGATCACGGCCGCGCTGCTCATCGTGTGCCTGCTGGTGGTGTGGCAGCTCTACCGCAGCCGGTACGGGGAGCTGCTGCTCGCCACGCGCGACGCCGAGGAGCGCGTGCGGTTCCTCGGCTACGACCCCGCCAACATCAAGCTGGTCGCCTACGTGATCGCCGCGGTGATGGCCAGCGTCGGCGGGGCGATGTTCGTGCCGATCGTCGGCATCATCACGCCCGCCGAGATCGGGGCCTCCGCCTCGATCCTGATGATCGCCGGGGTGGCGCTGGGCGGCCGCGCCTCGCTGTTCGGCCCGGCCCTGGGGGCGATGGCGATCGGCTGGGGACAGTCCACCCTGGCCTCCAGCTGGCCCGGCGGGTGGACCTACATCCTTGGCCTGCTCTTCATCGTGGTGATCCTCTTCTTCCCGCAGGGGCTCGCCTCCCTGGTCGCGAGGGTCAGGGGCCTGCTCGGGCGACCGGCCGGATCGGCCGAGGGGGTGGCACGATGA
- the urtB gene encoding urea ABC transporter permease subunit UrtB encodes METLIPPLLNGTAQGALLLLAALGLALTFGQMGVINMAHGEFLMAGAFVAYLTQLVIPSSDISIPVALPLAFLVAGLLGLLLEVSIIQWMYRRPLDTLLATVGVSLILQQAALQIFPSQGVPVRSPGWLDGQLNVLGYGWPLRQVFTIALAAACVAALAAWLKYSSFGRRIRSTVENRDLAETAGIPTRSVDRITFFVGSGLAGVAGVAASLIGGTNSQMGAQYIIPAFLVVVAGGIGQLKGTVIAAWAVGLAMAFFADWTTGSFAQVLAFVLVVVFLQLRPQGLFTVRTRRLV; translated from the coding sequence GTGGAGACTCTGATCCCGCCGCTGCTGAACGGCACCGCGCAGGGCGCCCTGCTCCTGCTCGCCGCGCTCGGCCTCGCGCTCACCTTCGGCCAGATGGGGGTGATCAACATGGCGCACGGCGAGTTCCTCATGGCCGGCGCCTTCGTCGCCTATCTGACCCAGCTCGTCATCCCCTCCAGCGACATCTCGATCCCGGTGGCGCTGCCGCTGGCCTTCCTGGTCGCCGGCCTCCTGGGCCTCCTGCTCGAGGTCAGCATCATCCAATGGATGTATCGCCGGCCGCTCGACACCCTCCTGGCCACGGTCGGGGTGAGCCTCATCCTGCAGCAGGCCGCGCTGCAGATCTTCCCCTCCCAGGGCGTGCCGGTGCGCAGCCCCGGCTGGCTCGACGGGCAGCTGAACGTGCTCGGCTACGGCTGGCCCCTCCGCCAGGTGTTCACGATCGCGCTCGCGGCCGCCTGCGTGGCCGCGCTGGCCGCGTGGCTCAAGTACAGCTCGTTCGGCCGCCGGATCCGCTCGACGGTGGAGAACCGCGACCTCGCCGAGACGGCCGGCATCCCGACCCGCTCCGTCGACCGGATCACCTTCTTCGTCGGGTCGGGCCTCGCGGGCGTGGCGGGCGTGGCGGCGTCCCTGATCGGCGGCACGAACTCGCAGATGGGCGCGCAGTACATCATCCCGGCCTTCCTCGTCGTCGTCGCCGGCGGCATCGGCCAGCTCAAGGGCACCGTCATCGCCGCCTGGGCGGTCGGCCTCGCGATGGCCTTCTTCGCCGACTGGACGACGGGGAGCTTCGCGCAGGTGCTCGCCTTCGTGCTGGTGGTGGTCTTCCTGCAGCTCCGTCCGCAGGGCCTGTTCACGGTACGCACGAGGAGGCTGGTGTGA
- the urtA gene encoding urea ABC transporter substrate-binding protein, which produces MQNTRMSSRTASSRRAALGAGAMLAAAALVLSGCGSRAGDEPTAAASSASSGEASASCVDTSGDTIKLGFLNSLTGGMAISETTVSNVLHMAADEINADGGILGKQIEYIQEDGATDWPTFAEKTEKLLTQDCVAAIFGGWTSSSRKAVKPIVEEHNGLFFYPVQYEGLEASPNIYYTGATTNQQIIPAMDFLKAEGVETLFLAGSDYVFPRTANAIIKLYAAELGIEIVGEEYVPLDRDDWTTQVAKIVAADPDFIFNTINGSSNVGFIKAYYDAGLSPDTTPIISVSIAEEEAPAMGHEVTGHYASWNYFQSLDTPNNPEFIASWQAFPGSSGVTSDPMEAAYTSLYLYKALVEAAGSFDVDAVNAAAAAGGITVDAPLGTVTLDGENHHISKPGHIGRINADNQFDIVWESDGFIDPDPYLYGYDWFPEDIREQLVTSAG; this is translated from the coding sequence ATGCAGAACACACGTATGTCATCGCGCACGGCGTCGTCACGCCGCGCCGCCCTCGGCGCCGGCGCCATGCTCGCCGCCGCCGCACTGGTCCTGAGCGGCTGCGGCAGCCGCGCCGGCGACGAGCCGACCGCCGCCGCGTCGTCGGCGTCGTCCGGAGAGGCGTCGGCCAGCTGCGTCGACACCTCGGGCGACACCATCAAGCTCGGCTTCCTCAACTCGCTCACGGGAGGCATGGCGATCTCCGAGACGACCGTCTCGAACGTGCTGCATATGGCGGCCGACGAGATCAACGCCGACGGCGGCATCCTCGGCAAGCAGATCGAGTACATCCAGGAGGACGGCGCCACCGACTGGCCCACCTTCGCGGAGAAGACCGAGAAGCTGCTCACGCAGGACTGCGTCGCCGCGATCTTCGGCGGATGGACCTCGTCGTCCCGCAAGGCCGTCAAGCCGATCGTCGAGGAGCACAACGGGCTCTTCTTCTACCCGGTGCAGTACGAGGGCCTGGAGGCGTCGCCGAACATCTACTACACCGGCGCGACCACGAACCAGCAGATCATCCCGGCGATGGACTTCCTCAAGGCCGAGGGCGTGGAGACCCTGTTCCTGGCCGGCTCCGACTACGTCTTCCCGCGCACCGCGAACGCGATCATCAAGCTCTACGCGGCCGAGCTCGGCATCGAGATCGTCGGCGAGGAGTACGTGCCGCTCGACCGGGACGACTGGACGACCCAGGTGGCCAAGATCGTCGCGGCCGACCCGGACTTCATCTTCAACACCATCAACGGCTCGTCCAACGTCGGCTTCATCAAGGCCTACTACGACGCCGGGCTCTCGCCCGACACGACCCCGATCATCTCGGTGTCGATCGCCGAGGAGGAGGCGCCGGCCATGGGTCACGAGGTGACCGGCCACTACGCCTCGTGGAACTACTTCCAGTCGCTCGACACCCCGAACAACCCGGAGTTCATCGCGAGCTGGCAGGCGTTCCCCGGCAGCAGCGGCGTGACCTCCGACCCGATGGAGGCCGCGTACACCTCGCTCTACCTCTACAAGGCGCTCGTGGAGGCCGCCGGATCGTTCGACGTCGACGCGGTGAACGCCGCGGCCGCGGCGGGCGGCATCACCGTCGACGCACCGCTGGGCACCGTCACGCTGGACGGCGAGAACCACCACATCTCCAAGCCGGGCCACATCGGCAGGATCAACGCCGACAACCAGTTCGACATCGTCTGGGAGTCCGACGGGTTCATCGACCCCGACCCGTACCTGTACGGCTACGACTGGTTCCCGGAGGACATCCGCGAGCAGCTCGTGACCTCGGCGGGCTGA
- a CDS encoding urease subunit gamma — protein MHITPSEAEKLLLAVAGMIARDRRARGIALNHPEAVALLSCWVIEGAREGRSVADLMDAGRRVLTRAEVMPGVPEMLADVQVEATFPDGRKLVTLHHPID, from the coding sequence ATGCACATCACGCCGTCGGAGGCCGAGAAGCTCCTCCTCGCCGTCGCGGGCATGATCGCGCGCGACCGGCGGGCGCGGGGCATCGCGCTCAACCATCCCGAGGCCGTCGCCCTGCTCTCCTGCTGGGTCATCGAGGGCGCCCGCGAGGGACGGTCGGTGGCCGACCTCATGGACGCCGGCCGGCGCGTGCTCACCCGTGCCGAGGTCATGCCCGGCGTGCCCGAGATGCTCGCCGACGTGCAGGTGGAGGCCACGTTCCCCGACGGCCGCAAGCTGGTGACCCTGCACCACCCGATCGACTGA
- the ureB gene encoding urease subunit beta, whose amino-acid sequence MASSSSAGPGAFRIAPGEIEINADRTPAERLSLVIVNTGDRPVQIGSHLHLPDANAALDFDRDAAHGFRLDIPSGTSQRFEPGASRRVDAVALRGRRIVPGIRIKDAAEARLDGAR is encoded by the coding sequence ATGGCATCGTCGTCATCCGCCGGACCGGGCGCGTTCCGCATCGCGCCGGGCGAGATCGAGATCAACGCCGACCGCACCCCGGCCGAGCGCCTCAGCCTCGTCATCGTGAACACGGGCGACCGGCCCGTGCAGATCGGATCGCACCTGCACCTGCCCGACGCCAACGCCGCGCTCGACTTCGATCGCGACGCGGCGCACGGCTTCCGCCTCGACATCCCGTCGGGCACGTCGCAGCGGTTCGAGCCGGGCGCGTCGCGACGCGTGGATGCCGTGGCCCTGCGCGGGCGGCGGATCGTCCCCGGCATCCGGATCAAGGACGCGGCGGAGGCGCGGCTCGATGGCGCGCGTTGA
- a CDS encoding urease subunit alpha, protein MARVDRRRYAAIYGPTAGDQVRLGDTDLWIEIERDLTVGGEEAVFGGGKSIRESMAQSAASRADGALDTVITNAIVLDWWGVVRADIGIRDGRIVGLGHAGNPDVADGIDPDLVIGPSTDVISGEGRIVTAGAIDSHVHLLSPSQLHEALATGITTIVGGGTGPSEGSKATTVTPGAWHLAAMHRALDAVPVNVLLLGKGNTVSAAALGEQALAGAAGYKVHEDWGSTPAAIDAALRAADEWGLQVALHSDSLNEAGFVESTVAAIGDRSIHAFHVEGAGGGHAPDILTLASLPHVIPGSTNPTLPHTVNTVAEHLDMLMVCHHLNPAVPEDLAFAESRIRATTIAAEDILHDMGALSITSSDAQAMGRIGEVITRTWQVAHVMKHRRGPLGTGLPADNERARRYVAKYTVNPAIAHGVAWDIGSVEKGKLADLVVWDPRFFGVRPAVVIKGGAIAWAALGDPNASIPTPQPVLQRPAFGDAIGACLSATYVAPAALEAGLAGTLGLRRRLAAVQPTRAIGKADMRNNDALPRIAIRPDTFEIAIDGDVVVPAPAETLPLAQLYSLF, encoded by the coding sequence ATGGCGCGCGTTGACCGCCGGCGGTACGCCGCGATCTACGGGCCCACGGCGGGCGACCAGGTGCGGCTCGGCGACACCGACCTGTGGATCGAGATCGAGCGCGATCTCACGGTCGGCGGCGAGGAGGCCGTCTTCGGCGGCGGCAAGTCGATCCGGGAGTCGATGGCACAGTCGGCCGCCTCGCGGGCCGACGGCGCCCTCGACACCGTCATCACGAACGCGATCGTGCTCGACTGGTGGGGCGTCGTGCGCGCCGACATCGGCATCCGCGACGGACGCATCGTCGGCCTCGGCCACGCCGGCAACCCCGACGTCGCCGACGGCATCGACCCCGACCTCGTGATCGGCCCGTCCACCGACGTGATCTCCGGCGAGGGCCGCATCGTCACGGCGGGCGCGATCGACTCGCACGTGCACCTGCTGTCGCCGTCGCAGCTGCACGAGGCGCTCGCCACCGGCATCACGACGATCGTCGGCGGCGGCACGGGCCCCTCGGAGGGGTCGAAGGCGACGACCGTGACGCCCGGCGCCTGGCACCTGGCGGCGATGCACCGCGCGCTCGACGCGGTTCCCGTCAACGTGCTGCTGCTCGGAAAGGGCAACACCGTCTCGGCCGCGGCGCTCGGCGAGCAGGCGCTCGCGGGCGCCGCGGGCTACAAGGTGCACGAGGACTGGGGGTCGACGCCCGCCGCGATCGACGCCGCGCTGCGCGCCGCCGACGAGTGGGGCCTGCAGGTCGCGCTGCACTCCGACTCGCTCAACGAGGCGGGCTTCGTCGAGTCCACGGTGGCGGCCATCGGCGACCGGTCGATCCACGCCTTCCACGTCGAGGGCGCCGGCGGCGGGCACGCCCCCGACATCCTCACCCTCGCGAGCCTGCCGCACGTCATCCCCGGCTCGACCAACCCCACGCTGCCGCACACGGTCAACACCGTCGCCGAGCACCTCGACATGCTCATGGTGTGCCACCACCTCAACCCCGCCGTGCCCGAGGACCTCGCGTTCGCCGAGTCGCGCATCCGGGCCACGACGATCGCCGCCGAGGACATCCTGCACGACATGGGCGCCCTGTCGATCACGTCGTCCGACGCGCAGGCGATGGGCCGCATCGGCGAGGTGATCACGCGCACCTGGCAGGTCGCGCACGTCATGAAGCACCGGCGCGGGCCGCTCGGCACGGGCCTGCCCGCCGACAACGAGCGCGCGCGGCGCTACGTCGCCAAGTACACGGTCAACCCCGCGATCGCGCACGGCGTCGCCTGGGACATCGGCTCGGTCGAGAAGGGCAAGCTCGCCGACCTCGTCGTGTGGGACCCGCGGTTCTTCGGGGTGCGGCCCGCCGTCGTGATCAAGGGCGGCGCGATCGCGTGGGCCGCCCTCGGCGACCCCAACGCGTCGATCCCCACGCCGCAGCCCGTGCTGCAGCGGCCCGCGTTCGGCGACGCGATCGGCGCGTGCCTCTCGGCGACGTACGTGGCCCCCGCGGCGCTCGAGGCCGGCCTGGCGGGCACGCTCGGCCTGCGCCGGCGGCTCGCCGCCGTGCAGCCGACCCGCGCGATCGGCAAGGCCGACATGCGCAACAACGACGCGCTGCCCCGCATCGCCATCCGGCCCGACACCTTCGAGATCGCGATCGACGGCGACGTGGTCGTGCCGGCGCCCGCCGAGACGCTGCCGCTCGCGCAGCTCTACTCCCTGTTCTGA
- a CDS encoding urease accessory protein UreF, which yields MPTAAIVSLLLADARLPAGGFAHSAGLEPALLGGMPPHAVPAYLRARVRTTALTDAAVAVVARHVLHQGAGSAASVERAWAARTPSPAMRAASRDLGRGLLRLARRLWPASAALAALGDDPAPPRPLVLGAIAAETGIDAATLVRVSVYDDVACAVAALLKLEPGDPAAGVSLTLDACATVEEEIDRIAALTAPDQIPAESAPQAEAWAEDHALTDRRLFRA from the coding sequence GTGCCGACCGCCGCCATCGTCTCGCTGCTCCTCGCCGACGCCCGCCTGCCCGCGGGCGGGTTCGCGCACTCCGCGGGCCTCGAGCCCGCGCTGCTGGGCGGCATGCCGCCGCACGCGGTGCCCGCCTATCTGCGCGCCCGCGTGCGCACGACCGCGCTGACGGATGCCGCCGTCGCGGTCGTCGCGCGGCACGTGCTGCACCAGGGGGCGGGCAGCGCGGCATCCGTCGAGCGCGCGTGGGCGGCGCGCACGCCGAGCCCCGCGATGCGCGCCGCGTCGCGCGACCTCGGCCGGGGCCTGCTGCGTCTCGCCCGGCGCCTGTGGCCCGCGTCGGCGGCGCTCGCCGCGCTCGGCGACGACCCCGCGCCGCCCCGCCCCCTCGTGCTCGGCGCGATCGCCGCCGAGACGGGCATCGACGCCGCGACGCTCGTGCGCGTCTCGGTGTACGACGACGTCGCGTGCGCCGTCGCCGCGCTGCTCAAGCTCGAGCCGGGCGACCCGGCCGCGGGCGTCTCGCTCACGCTCGACGCGTGCGCGACCGTCGAGGAGGAGATCGACCGGATCGCGGCGCTCACCGCGCCCGACCAGATCCCTGCGGAGAGCGCTCCGCAGGCCGAGGCGTGGGCAGAGGACCACGCGCTGACCGACAGGAGGCTCTTCCGTGCCTGA
- the ureG gene encoding urease accessory protein UreG — translation MPDHASTPASAAVPHAPSRALHAPARALRLGVAGPVGTGKSSLIATVCRVLADELRLGVITNDIYTDEDARFLRSAGVLEPERIRAVETGACPHTAIRDDITTNLLAAEDLEREFAPLDVVLIESGGDNLTATFSPALVDAQIFVLDVAGGGDVARKGGPGIGRADLLVVNKTDLAPYVGVDVDLMVADATAARDGRAVLALSRSDEASVGALRAWVLTVLDAHRRGVHVPQDPGPMAPHFHADEEHPDGGYVHAHGEHEHEHSHDRA, via the coding sequence GTGCCTGACCACGCGTCCACCCCCGCATCCGCTGCCGTCCCGCATGCGCCCTCCCGGGCGCTCCATGCTCCTGCCCGGGCGCTCCGCTTGGGCGTCGCCGGCCCCGTCGGCACCGGCAAGTCGTCGCTCATCGCGACCGTGTGCCGCGTGCTCGCCGACGAGCTGCGGCTCGGCGTCATCACCAACGACATCTACACCGACGAGGACGCGCGCTTCCTGCGCTCGGCGGGCGTGCTCGAGCCCGAGCGCATCCGGGCCGTCGAGACGGGGGCGTGCCCGCACACCGCCATCCGCGACGACATCACGACCAACCTGCTCGCCGCCGAGGACCTGGAGCGCGAGTTCGCCCCGCTCGACGTCGTGCTCATCGAGTCGGGCGGCGACAACCTCACGGCGACGTTCTCGCCCGCCCTCGTCGACGCGCAGATCTTCGTGCTCGACGTCGCGGGCGGCGGCGACGTCGCGCGCAAGGGCGGCCCGGGCATCGGCCGCGCCGACCTGCTCGTGGTCAACAAGACCGACCTCGCCCCCTATGTCGGCGTCGACGTCGACCTCATGGTCGCCGACGCCACGGCCGCCCGCGACGGACGCGCCGTGCTCGCGCTGTCGCGCAGCGACGAGGCATCCGTCGGCGCCCTGCGCGCGTGGGTGCTCACGGTGCTCGACGCGCACCGCCGCGGCGTGCACGTGCCGCAGGACCCGGGGCCGATGGCGCCGCACTTCCACGCCGACGAGGAGCACCCCGACGGCGGCTACGTGCACGCCCACGGCGAGCACGAGCACGAGCACTCCCACGATCGGGCATGA
- a CDS encoding urease accessory protein UreD, which produces MTATRIAVTRAEPRSHVDVAVGALAPRIVDRGPAHAHVAIAAAGMLLLSGDRVRIDVDVGDGCTLEIDDVGGTVAYPSIGEAATWTLDIRVGEDATLLWHGLPFVIATDADVRRRTTIRCAAGGAVLLRETLVLGRHGEAGGRLHSQLTATDTAGDLLVEHLVLDGDDPVPGVRGTHRVLDAVIALGWRPPARPRDLVLEAPGAVARFLGAAGHESPLDGAWREWRDAIRTRGDAVGARDDAVRARDVVRTRGGAVGLRDDAARTHDAVSTRGGAA; this is translated from the coding sequence ATGACGGCGACCCGCATCGCGGTGACGCGCGCCGAGCCCCGATCGCACGTCGACGTCGCGGTCGGGGCCCTCGCGCCGCGCATCGTCGACCGCGGCCCCGCGCACGCGCACGTCGCGATCGCCGCGGCGGGCATGCTGCTGCTGTCGGGCGATCGCGTGCGGATCGACGTCGACGTCGGCGACGGCTGCACGCTCGAGATCGACGACGTCGGCGGGACCGTCGCCTATCCGTCGATCGGCGAGGCCGCGACGTGGACGCTCGACATCCGGGTGGGCGAGGACGCCACGCTCCTCTGGCACGGCCTTCCGTTCGTGATCGCGACGGATGCCGACGTGCGGCGCCGCACGACGATCCGCTGCGCGGCCGGCGGCGCCGTGCTGCTGCGCGAGACGCTCGTGCTCGGCCGGCACGGCGAGGCGGGCGGGCGGCTGCACTCGCAGCTCACGGCGACCGACACCGCGGGCGACCTGCTCGTCGAGCACCTCGTCCTCGACGGCGACGACCCCGTGCCCGGCGTGCGCGGCACGCACCGCGTGCTCGACGCGGTGATCGCGCTCGGCTGGCGCCCGCCGGCGCGGCCCCGCGATCTCGTGCTGGAGGCCCCGGGGGCCGTCGCGCGCTTCCTCGGCGCGGCCGGCCACGAGTCGCCGCTCGACGGCGCGTGGCGGGAGTGGCGCGACGCGATCAGGACGCGCGGCGACGCGGTCGGGGCACGGGACGACGCGGTCCGGGCACGCGACGTGGTCAGGACGCGCGGCGGCGCGGTCGGGCTACGGGACGACGCGGCCAGGACGCACGACGCGGTCAGCACGCGCGGCGGCGCGGCGTGA
- a CDS encoding PDGLE domain-containing protein produces the protein MTATPTSAPRVSTRAFAIGAVIVALVLACVASLFASGHPDGLEFVAESLGFAHTAVDSATAGGPFADYESSFVASPGLGTAIAGAVGCLVTFAVAWMLVRGMRRLTPRRRAC, from the coding sequence ATGACGGCGACGCCGACGAGCGCCCCGCGCGTCTCGACGCGCGCCTTCGCGATCGGCGCCGTGATCGTCGCCCTCGTGCTCGCGTGCGTCGCGAGCCTGTTCGCGTCGGGACACCCCGACGGGCTGGAGTTCGTCGCGGAGTCGCTCGGCTTCGCGCACACGGCCGTCGACAGCGCCACCGCCGGCGGCCCGTTCGCCGACTACGAGAGCTCGTTCGTCGCGTCGCCGGGGCTCGGCACGGCGATCGCGGGCGCCGTCGGATGCCTCGTGACCTTCGCCGTGGCGTGGATGCTCGTGCGCGGGATGCGGCGGCTCACGCCGCGCCGCCGCGCGTGCTGA
- a CDS encoding energy-coupling factor ABC transporter permease, whose amino-acid sequence MHVPDGFLDTPTSVATGLVAAAAVGLALHRTRRTGIDERTAPLLPLVTTVVFAAQMVNFPVAAGTSGHLMGGVLAAMLLGPALGLLCLSVVLVVQAVVFADGGLTALGTNITLMGVVAIAAGWGVARLAQRLLPRRPWSVVAAAALGAFVSVPAASLAFGLLFAVGGQAPLPLDAVLASMVGWHALIGVGEALITAVVVAVVMATRPDLVHGARPAPRATRPSEAVPA is encoded by the coding sequence GTGCACGTTCCCGACGGTTTTCTCGACACGCCCACGTCGGTCGCGACGGGCCTGGTGGCCGCGGCGGCGGTGGGCCTCGCCCTGCACCGCACGCGCCGCACGGGCATCGACGAGCGCACGGCGCCGCTCCTTCCGCTCGTGACCACGGTCGTCTTCGCGGCGCAGATGGTCAACTTCCCCGTCGCCGCCGGCACGAGCGGCCATCTCATGGGCGGCGTGCTCGCGGCGATGCTGCTGGGGCCCGCGCTCGGGCTGCTGTGCCTCAGCGTCGTGCTGGTCGTGCAGGCCGTCGTGTTCGCCGACGGCGGCCTCACCGCGCTCGGCACCAACATCACGCTCATGGGGGTCGTCGCGATCGCCGCCGGCTGGGGCGTGGCGCGGCTCGCGCAGCGCCTGCTGCCGCGGCGCCCGTGGTCGGTCGTGGCCGCCGCGGCGCTCGGCGCGTTCGTGTCGGTGCCCGCGGCATCCCTCGCGTTCGGGCTGCTGTTCGCCGTGGGCGGGCAGGCGCCCCTGCCGCTCGACGCCGTGCTGGCCTCGATGGTCGGCTGGCACGCGCTCATCGGCGTCGGCGAGGCGCTCATCACGGCGGTCGTCGTCGCGGTCGTCATGGCGACGCGTCCCGACCTCGTGCACGGCGCCCGGCCGGCCCCGCGAGCGACCCGCCCCTCCGAGGCGGTGCCGGCATGA
- a CDS encoding ABC transporter ATP-binding protein — protein MTSAPALHAQSVTLSYDARQVAEDLTVEIPEGGVTVIIGPNACGKSTLLRALSRLLAPKSGHVLLHGEDVRRLAPKELARRLGLLPQSSVAPFGITVADLVGRGRFPHQRMLQQWSLDDEAAVQRAMAATGIAELADRAVDELSGGQRQRVWIAMLLAQDTPVMLLDEPTTYLDIAHQLDVLELCRRLNREEARTMVLVLHDLNQAARYADHLVVLKDGALAAAGRPVDVLTEDLLHEVFGLTARVLTDPVLGTPLVIPIASSR, from the coding sequence ATGACATCGGCACCCGCGCTGCACGCGCAGTCCGTCACGCTCTCGTATGACGCCCGCCAGGTCGCGGAGGACCTCACCGTCGAGATCCCCGAGGGCGGCGTGACCGTCATCATCGGCCCCAACGCGTGCGGCAAGTCGACGCTGCTGCGCGCCCTGTCGCGCCTGCTCGCGCCGAAGAGCGGCCACGTGCTGCTGCACGGCGAGGACGTGCGCCGGCTCGCGCCCAAGGAGCTCGCCCGCCGGCTCGGCCTGCTGCCGCAGTCGTCGGTCGCGCCGTTCGGCATCACCGTCGCCGACCTCGTCGGCCGCGGCCGGTTCCCGCACCAGCGGATGCTGCAGCAGTGGTCGCTCGACGACGAGGCCGCGGTGCAGCGGGCGATGGCGGCGACGGGCATCGCCGAGCTCGCCGACCGGGCCGTCGACGAGCTCTCGGGCGGCCAGCGGCAGCGCGTGTGGATCGCGATGCTGCTCGCGCAGGACACGCCCGTCATGCTCCTCGACGAGCCGACGACGTACCTCGACATCGCGCACCAGCTCGACGTGCTGGAGCTCTGCCGGCGGCTCAACCGCGAGGAGGCGCGCACGATGGTGCTCGTGCTGCACGACCTGAACCAGGCCGCGCGGTACGCCGACCACCTCGTCGTGCTGAAGGACGGCGCGCTCGCCGCCGCGGGCCGCCCCGTCGACGTGCTCACCGAGGACCTGCTGCACGAGGTCTTCGGCCTCACCGCCCGCGTGCTCACCGACCCCGTCCTCGGCACCCCCCTCGTCATCCCCATCGCCAGCTCCCGCTGA